One stretch of Pseudomonas sp. NC02 DNA includes these proteins:
- a CDS encoding oxidoreductase, producing the protein MADKQTPIGSGFDAGTTAQQALAGSDLRGKTVIVTGGYSGIGLETVRVLVDAGAQVIVPARDPEKAERNLSGIIGVEHASLDLLDPISIDRFAENFLASDRALNLLINSAGIMATPLQRDTRGFEAQFATNHLGHFQLTARLWPALREANGARVVSVSSLGHRLSPVHFDDPQFEHRPYDKWLAYGQSKTANALFAVALDRRGKAEGVRAFSVHPGEILTDLIRYLDKDDLAFVGALDEHGNIRRASHYKSPEQGAATSVWCAVSPQLEGMGGLYCEDCDVAASSQDDTSRNGVWPWAVDPEQAERLWAVSQQLCNVTL; encoded by the coding sequence ATGGCTGACAAACAAACCCCAATTGGCAGCGGCTTCGATGCCGGCACTACCGCCCAGCAAGCCTTGGCGGGCAGCGATTTGCGAGGCAAGACGGTGATTGTCACCGGTGGCTACTCCGGCATTGGCCTGGAAACGGTTCGCGTGTTGGTCGACGCGGGTGCGCAGGTGATCGTTCCCGCGCGGGATCCTGAAAAGGCCGAACGCAACCTCTCGGGCATCATCGGTGTTGAACACGCCAGCCTGGATTTACTCGACCCGATTTCCATCGACCGTTTTGCCGAAAACTTCCTCGCCAGCGACCGGGCATTGAACCTTCTGATCAATAGCGCCGGAATCATGGCCACACCACTGCAACGGGATACGCGAGGTTTCGAAGCGCAGTTCGCCACCAACCACCTGGGCCACTTCCAGCTAACCGCGCGGTTGTGGCCGGCGCTGCGTGAGGCTAATGGCGCACGAGTGGTTTCGGTATCATCCCTCGGCCATCGTCTCAGCCCTGTGCATTTCGATGACCCGCAATTTGAACACCGCCCCTATGACAAGTGGCTCGCCTACGGCCAATCAAAAACCGCCAACGCACTGTTCGCGGTAGCACTGGACCGACGAGGTAAAGCGGAGGGTGTGCGCGCATTTTCCGTACACCCGGGGGAAATCCTCACCGACCTGATCCGCTACCTGGACAAGGACGACCTGGCATTCGTCGGCGCACTGGATGAGCACGGCAATATCCGCCGCGCCAGTCACTACAAGAGCCCCGAGCAAGGCGCCGCGACCTCGGTGTGGTGCGCTGTCAGCCCGCAACTGGAGGGCATGGGCGGACTCTACTGCGAAGATTGCGATGTGGCCGCTTCGTCGCAGGATGACACCAGCCGTAACGGCGTATGGCCCTGGGCTGTCGACCCGGAGCAGGCCGAACGCTTATGGGCAGTGAGTCAGCAGTTGTGCAATGTCACGTTGTAG